In Stieleria varia, one genomic interval encodes:
- the hrpB gene encoding ATP-dependent helicase HrpB, with amino-acid sequence MQSLPVTEILPEVIDALAARRTVVLRAPPGAGKTTGVPPEILDRPALGSGQILLVQPRRLAARSAALRLASLRNERIAQSVGYHVRFDRQVGNTTRLIAMTTGILLRRLTSDPLLEDVSCVILDEFHERSLEIDLALGMLHRIRTTLRPELQLVVMSATMDPQPVLELIDDAVAIESQGRAHDVQIHYAPHPSTEPIDHQIATVVRSAVDQTSGHLLVFLPGVGEIHRTSQRLSLAGLDNHFDLQKLFGEMSPEQQDSVLSESGRRKIILSTNVAETSVTIPGVTGVIDSGLARVLRFDDRVGLPELRLEPISQASAEQRAGRAGRTAPGHCWRLWTANTHRARPEQTACEILRTDFSGAALMLSAWGERDWTQFPWVTPPRDEAIESAQRLLGRLDAIDDSCGITEMGKQMVAMPLHPRLSRLLIEAQQHGVIDWATLAAALLSERSPFDKSDTPFQDTASHGVDCELMQRVAMLRDFAAGRFVPGIHPAAAKNILRVAENLSKQIELTVAPTPSAPITPSHQSDPVDLHQRFAKSLIVAFPDRVALRRLPGSDRGLMVGGRGVQLARSSRVKDSDLLLCLDADGKGREALVRMACTIQESWLPPSLRATRDELFFHPSLQAVVARRREYFDDLMLSESPVACEPSPQAAELLASHAMSKMDSLWGSDKSATRSLITRLRFAAEHPPAAGFPIIDDEALRGILMELCSTRTTMAQLQNAPWLDHLRGRFSYQQLCELDRHVPERLTVPSGNQYEIRYEPGKAPLLAVRIQEIFGWSETPRIASGRVALQLHLLGPNHRPQQITDDLASFWKTTYGVVRKELKRRYPKHHWPEDPTTAVATRNGLKPKVT; translated from the coding sequence TTGCAGAGCTTGCCCGTTACCGAAATCCTGCCCGAGGTGATCGACGCGTTGGCTGCTCGGCGGACGGTGGTGCTCAGGGCGCCGCCCGGTGCAGGCAAGACCACCGGTGTGCCGCCCGAGATCCTTGATCGGCCGGCGTTGGGAAGCGGCCAAATTCTGCTCGTCCAGCCCAGGCGTCTGGCGGCCCGATCCGCTGCCCTGCGTCTGGCAAGCCTGCGTAATGAACGGATCGCCCAATCGGTCGGGTACCACGTGCGGTTTGATCGCCAAGTCGGCAACACGACTCGGTTGATCGCGATGACAACCGGTATCCTGCTGAGACGATTGACCAGTGACCCGCTCTTGGAAGACGTCTCCTGTGTGATCTTGGACGAGTTCCATGAACGCAGCCTGGAGATTGATCTCGCGTTGGGCATGCTGCACAGGATTCGCACCACGCTGCGTCCAGAACTGCAATTGGTGGTCATGTCGGCGACGATGGACCCTCAGCCGGTGTTGGAATTGATCGACGATGCGGTCGCAATTGAAAGCCAAGGTCGCGCCCACGACGTTCAGATTCACTACGCGCCGCATCCCAGCACCGAGCCGATCGATCATCAAATCGCCACCGTCGTTCGCTCCGCAGTTGATCAGACTTCAGGACACTTGCTGGTTTTCTTGCCCGGCGTGGGAGAGATTCATCGCACATCACAGCGTTTGTCGCTCGCCGGTTTGGACAATCATTTCGACCTTCAAAAACTCTTTGGCGAAATGTCTCCCGAGCAACAGGACAGCGTTCTTTCCGAGAGCGGACGTCGAAAGATCATCCTGTCGACCAATGTCGCGGAGACGTCTGTGACCATCCCTGGCGTTACCGGCGTGATCGACAGCGGCTTGGCTCGCGTTCTGCGTTTCGACGACCGTGTCGGGCTGCCCGAATTGAGATTGGAGCCGATCTCGCAAGCCTCGGCGGAGCAGCGTGCGGGACGTGCAGGCCGAACGGCGCCGGGACACTGCTGGCGTCTTTGGACCGCCAACACCCATCGCGCTCGCCCTGAACAGACCGCCTGCGAAATCCTGCGGACCGACTTCAGCGGGGCGGCGCTGATGCTGTCGGCTTGGGGCGAGCGAGACTGGACTCAGTTTCCCTGGGTCACGCCGCCACGTGACGAAGCGATCGAGTCGGCACAACGCCTGCTCGGTCGGTTGGACGCGATCGATGATTCATGCGGCATCACCGAGATGGGCAAACAGATGGTGGCGATGCCGTTGCACCCGCGTCTCTCGCGACTGTTGATCGAAGCCCAACAGCATGGTGTCATCGACTGGGCCACCCTTGCCGCCGCTTTGCTGAGTGAACGAAGCCCGTTTGACAAGTCCGACACACCGTTTCAAGACACCGCATCGCACGGCGTTGATTGTGAACTGATGCAGCGAGTTGCAATGCTGCGAGACTTTGCCGCGGGACGCTTCGTCCCTGGCATTCATCCTGCAGCGGCTAAGAACATCTTGCGTGTGGCCGAAAACCTGAGCAAGCAGATTGAACTCACCGTCGCACCAACACCGTCCGCCCCAATCACTCCCAGCCATCAGAGCGATCCGGTAGACTTGCACCAACGGTTCGCCAAATCGTTGATCGTCGCGTTTCCAGACCGCGTCGCGCTGCGCCGACTGCCGGGCAGTGATCGCGGCTTGATGGTCGGCGGACGCGGCGTTCAGCTCGCTCGATCCAGTCGAGTCAAAGACAGTGATTTGCTGTTGTGCTTGGACGCGGATGGGAAAGGCCGCGAGGCATTGGTGCGGATGGCATGCACGATCCAAGAATCATGGCTGCCGCCATCGCTCCGCGCCACTCGTGACGAACTTTTCTTTCACCCCTCGCTGCAGGCCGTCGTCGCCCGCCGACGTGAGTACTTTGACGATCTCATGCTCAGCGAATCACCAGTCGCCTGTGAACCGTCGCCGCAGGCGGCTGAGCTCTTGGCATCCCATGCGATGTCGAAAATGGACTCCTTGTGGGGATCCGACAAATCGGCCACACGCAGCTTGATCACGCGATTGCGGTTTGCAGCAGAGCATCCCCCGGCGGCAGGTTTTCCGATCATCGATGATGAGGCTCTACGGGGAATCCTGATGGAACTCTGCAGCACGCGAACGACGATGGCACAGTTACAGAATGCTCCCTGGCTGGATCACCTTCGCGGGCGATTCAGTTATCAACAACTCTGCGAGTTGGACCGGCACGTCCCCGAGCGTTTGACCGTCCCCAGCGGTAACCAGTACGAGATCCGATACGAGCCGGGCAAAGCACCGTTGTTGGCGGTTCGTATTCAGGAGATCTTTGGTTGGTCGGAAACGCCACGAATCGCGTCAGGGCGAGTTGCCTTGCAACTGCACCTGCTGGGACCGAATCACCGACCTCAGCAGATCACCGACGACTTGGCCAGTTTCTGGAAAACCACCTACGGCGTCGTCCGCAAAGAGCTGAAACGTCGATACCCCAAACACCACTGGCCCGAAGATCCCACAACCGCCGTCGCCACAAGAAACGGTCTGAAACCCAAAGTAACCTAG
- a CDS encoding PilZ domain-containing protein — MSDTLSSSPQNLAAKLGVGGVANSMGAATKQKPDRIANRFVAAPDSSAIVASLFVGPSHATAEKVTCQIADLHLGGCALRYQTRAALETALARLHVADSKIGLNLEMIGHVCWSRQTGLGTFTSGFQFHQPLSPKVIDSLLRENRITRRVHHRVDVDLPVAVRQNLPSLSLNGSRLASVSPGGVQLTTSEPLELKSKLLLILPNGTTAVATTVWCVCGDDDFSSGAKFVSPDQGRHFHDVCVGR, encoded by the coding sequence GTGTCCGATACCCTCTCGTCGTCGCCGCAGAATTTAGCCGCCAAATTGGGTGTCGGCGGGGTCGCGAATTCAATGGGTGCCGCGACAAAGCAGAAACCGGATCGGATCGCGAACCGATTCGTTGCGGCACCTGACTCCAGCGCGATCGTCGCCAGCTTGTTTGTAGGGCCGAGTCACGCAACGGCAGAAAAGGTCACCTGTCAGATCGCCGATTTGCACCTGGGCGGCTGTGCGTTGCGGTATCAGACCCGTGCCGCCCTGGAGACGGCTTTGGCGCGTTTGCATGTCGCTGATTCGAAAATCGGCTTGAACTTGGAAATGATCGGCCACGTCTGCTGGAGCCGGCAAACCGGTCTGGGCACCTTCACCAGCGGTTTTCAGTTTCACCAACCGTTGTCACCCAAGGTGATCGATTCACTGCTACGTGAAAACCGCATCACACGTCGAGTTCATCATCGCGTCGACGTCGACTTGCCCGTGGCGGTTCGTCAAAACCTGCCTTCGTTATCGCTCAACGGCTCGCGACTGGCTTCGGTTTCCCCGGGCGGCGTGCAACTGACGACCAGCGAACCGTTGGAATTGAAATCCAAGCTGCTGTTGATTCTGCCCAACGGGACGACGGCGGTGGCAACCACGGTATGGTGCGTTTGTGGCGACGACGATTTTTCTTCTGGTGCGAAGTTCGTGTCGCCCGACCAAGGACGCCACTTTCACGATGTGTGCGTGGGGAGATAG
- a CDS encoding HTTM domain-containing protein yields the protein MSQPSDSIPGTTSRARFDFRQMWLGVDPTFLIVFRVILAFTIASWAQHFLSDDRYRSLFIEPRMLFKYPGFHWVQLWPGDGLYWHFRITQLAALALIIGFLTRLAAATLSLSMLYILLLERQLYNNHDYLLICCAALLVFLPASCRLSVDSRLGIERQRRRIPRWQLWLLRFQLGLPYVYGAIAKLNADWLAGQPAEIFLHASAGTSIIGPYLTLPMAKWLMAYGGLVFDALIVPLLMFHKTRAIAIGLALGFHLTNAVLFNIGVFPWFMLATLYVFFPPELIAGLTRRLLRTTGAIRLQTDKQIRHRRLSRIGFCIAAIYVIVQLLLPFRHWLMPGDASWNGRGHRFAWRMMLRHKESLTWFKIENDTGFLYAPATLVMTPYQSKIAVRDPEMIQQAALKIQQLAWEMGQSDCRVYVLALTSLNGRRPVPIIDPDADLTKVQRGWLSNDWVRDEPGPFLDPAWNVPQERWWTELTLPERFAALQGQSLARWQADFERFAQYQKSVQAANQNPGNP from the coding sequence ATGAGTCAACCTAGCGATTCGATCCCCGGCACGACATCGCGAGCACGATTCGATTTCCGTCAAATGTGGCTCGGAGTCGACCCGACGTTCTTGATCGTTTTTCGTGTCATCCTGGCGTTCACCATCGCCAGTTGGGCGCAGCACTTTCTCTCGGACGATCGTTATCGATCGCTGTTCATTGAGCCGAGAATGCTGTTCAAGTATCCGGGTTTTCACTGGGTACAGCTCTGGCCTGGTGACGGACTCTACTGGCATTTTCGGATCACTCAACTGGCCGCTCTGGCGCTGATCATCGGGTTTCTCACCCGTCTGGCTGCCGCGACATTGAGCCTATCGATGCTCTATATATTGTTGCTGGAAAGGCAGCTCTACAACAATCATGATTACTTGCTGATCTGCTGCGCCGCGCTGCTGGTATTCCTGCCTGCGTCCTGCCGCCTCTCGGTGGATTCGCGTTTGGGAATAGAACGTCAGCGTCGCCGGATCCCGCGATGGCAACTGTGGCTGCTGCGTTTTCAACTCGGATTGCCCTACGTTTATGGTGCGATCGCCAAACTGAACGCGGATTGGCTGGCGGGCCAACCGGCCGAAATTTTCCTCCATGCGAGTGCCGGCACTTCGATCATCGGACCGTATTTGACGCTGCCGATGGCCAAGTGGTTGATGGCCTACGGTGGACTTGTTTTTGACGCACTGATCGTTCCGCTGTTGATGTTCCACAAGACACGCGCGATCGCCATCGGGTTGGCTTTGGGGTTCCACCTGACCAATGCCGTGCTGTTCAACATTGGCGTGTTTCCATGGTTCATGTTGGCAACGCTGTACGTGTTCTTTCCGCCGGAACTGATTGCCGGACTGACACGACGTCTATTGCGGACGACCGGTGCCATCCGTTTGCAAACCGACAAACAGATTCGCCACCGACGCTTGTCTCGAATTGGTTTTTGCATCGCCGCAATCTACGTCATTGTTCAATTGCTGCTGCCCTTTCGACACTGGTTGATGCCGGGTGACGCGAGTTGGAATGGTCGCGGACACCGATTTGCTTGGCGGATGATGTTGCGACACAAAGAATCATTGACGTGGTTCAAAATCGAAAACGACACCGGATTTTTGTACGCGCCCGCAACACTGGTGATGACGCCGTACCAATCAAAAATCGCGGTGCGTGACCCAGAGATGATTCAGCAGGCCGCCCTCAAGATCCAACAGTTGGCTTGGGAAATGGGGCAATCCGACTGCCGTGTCTATGTTCTGGCACTGACATCGCTCAACGGCCGACGCCCCGTTCCCATCATCGACCCCGATGCCGATTTGACCAAGGTTCAACGAGGATGGTTGAGCAACGATTGGGTGCGCGACGAGCCGGGGCCGTTTCTTGATCCTGCATGGAATGTTCCTCAGGAACGATGGTGGACGGAGCTGACATTGCCGGAAAGATTCGCCGCATTGCAAGGTCAGTCGTTGGCACGGTGGCAGGCCGACTTTGAACGATTCGCTCAGTATCAAAAATCGGTTCAAGCGGCGAACCAGAATCCCGGCAACCCCTGA